The Vibrio echinoideorum genome includes a region encoding these proteins:
- the recB gene encoding exodeoxyribonuclease V subunit beta: MTTTSSAQVIVPQTLDTMTFPLHGARLIEASAGTGKTFTIAGLYLRLLLGHGTAAPQGDLTEVTRHHEPLTVDQILVVTFTEAATAELRDRIRARIHDARIAFARGQSDDPVIAPLLQAIDDHAGAAKTLLNAERQMDEAAVYTIHGFCQRMLTQNAFESGSRFDNEFVTDESHLKAQVVADYWRKQFYPLPIQLAGEVRNIWGSPASLLADVNRYLTGSPLKLTVDAMSGDLQTLHNQNLDKVKQLKALWCESEVDFLALISGSDVNKRSYTKKSLPTWLEVVTAWAQSDTQDYQFPDKLEKFSQATLIEKTPKGTAPQHAVFEAIENFLNSPADLKAPLLAHAITHCRTMLAKAKQQKQWLSFDDLLTQLSASIDVDEQSLLVERIRTLYPVAMIDEFQDTDPLQYSIFSRIYLDNPQCGLFMIGDPKQAIYGFRGADIFTYIKARNQVSAHYTLGTNWRSSADMVSAVNQVFMNSDSPFIYDQDIPFLPVAASPSADKRQWVMNGETQHALTFWLQDAEDKPLPKGEYHKAMAEATASQVQTILTASQNEQAYFDNGKKQHAVNAGDIAVLVRTGSEGRLIKNALSEQGIASVYLSNRDSVFTSLVAQDIQRLLQAVLTPENDRALRASLASELFALDAASLDELNNDEVVWENVVNEFREYRKLWLQRGVLPMLRSVISKRHLAERLLEEENGERSLTDLMHIGELLQQARQELDSDYGLLRWLAEAISDAQNGLGGSDDDIQRLESERNLVQIVTIHKSKGLEYDLVFLPFVASYREASEGKFYDHESDTTVLDITGSDSALAQADKERLAEDLRLIYVALTRAVYGCFIGMAPLRKGRSTKEPTGVHLSAMGYLVQNGQEQGIAELHQALSAIEGKNSSVLLSETPTAHEQVFVQAEQVSDDLQASELKASIDRAWRITSYSGLVKQGSHGASHDATIEVSGFDIDSADEQDESELIEPERSIFTFPRGARPGTFLHTLFEDVEFTEPATSDHNTQVITHLLESEQYEIEWLPVLQQLVDTVLNTALDGKNLKLSEKDSTQRLVEMEFLLPIEVLASSELNQTIQYHDPLSAKAGDLGFQTVRGMLKGFIDLVFEHKGKYYVLDWKSNHLGDDVSVYHGEALKSAMADHRYDLQYQIYALALHRFLRSRVADYSYEQHFGGVYYLFLRGMDGQSQQGIFSAKPTLALLDEMDQLIDGKVIDRRSAQLNDNETGQMGLL, encoded by the coding sequence ATGACGACCACAAGCAGTGCTCAGGTAATCGTTCCACAAACACTTGATACCATGACGTTTCCACTTCATGGCGCGCGTTTAATTGAAGCATCAGCGGGTACGGGTAAAACATTTACCATCGCTGGCTTGTATTTGCGCCTACTGCTTGGGCACGGTACCGCTGCGCCGCAAGGTGATCTGACTGAAGTTACTCGACACCATGAGCCACTAACCGTGGACCAAATCTTGGTGGTGACCTTTACTGAAGCCGCAACGGCAGAGCTACGCGATCGTATCCGTGCTCGAATCCATGATGCACGTATTGCGTTTGCTCGCGGGCAAAGTGACGACCCAGTGATTGCTCCTCTGTTACAAGCCATCGATGATCATGCTGGCGCTGCGAAAACTCTGCTCAATGCTGAAAGGCAAATGGATGAAGCCGCTGTATATACCATTCATGGCTTCTGTCAGCGTATGCTGACCCAAAATGCCTTTGAGTCTGGAAGCCGTTTTGATAATGAATTTGTGACCGATGAAAGCCACCTAAAAGCACAAGTGGTCGCCGACTATTGGCGTAAACAGTTCTACCCACTGCCAATTCAACTCGCGGGGGAAGTGCGAAATATTTGGGGCTCTCCCGCTTCATTATTAGCTGACGTAAATCGCTACCTGACAGGGTCTCCGCTGAAGTTGACGGTAGATGCGATGTCGGGTGACCTGCAAACTCTGCACAATCAAAACCTAGACAAAGTGAAGCAACTTAAAGCGCTGTGGTGTGAATCTGAAGTGGACTTTTTGGCTTTGATTTCAGGTTCAGATGTGAACAAGCGCAGCTACACCAAGAAGTCTTTGCCGACTTGGTTAGAAGTGGTGACAGCATGGGCGCAGAGCGACACCCAAGATTACCAGTTCCCAGATAAATTAGAGAAGTTCTCTCAAGCTACTCTGATTGAAAAAACACCGAAAGGCACTGCACCTCAGCACGCGGTGTTTGAAGCGATTGAGAACTTCTTAAACTCTCCAGCAGATCTAAAAGCTCCATTGCTGGCACATGCGATTACTCACTGTCGAACTATGCTAGCTAAGGCTAAACAGCAAAAGCAGTGGTTATCGTTTGATGATTTGCTGACTCAGTTATCCGCGTCCATTGATGTGGATGAGCAGTCATTGTTGGTGGAGCGAATTCGAACCTTATACCCAGTGGCGATGATCGATGAATTCCAAGATACCGATCCGCTGCAGTACAGTATTTTCAGCCGAATTTATCTCGATAACCCGCAGTGTGGTCTGTTTATGATCGGTGACCCGAAGCAGGCAATTTACGGCTTCCGTGGCGCAGATATCTTTACCTATATCAAGGCGAGAAACCAAGTTAGTGCTCACTATACATTGGGGACTAACTGGCGTTCGAGTGCTGATATGGTCAGTGCGGTAAACCAAGTGTTTATGAATTCGGATAGCCCGTTTATCTACGACCAAGATATTCCATTTTTGCCCGTCGCAGCCAGCCCATCGGCTGATAAACGCCAATGGGTAATGAACGGAGAAACTCAGCACGCACTTACCTTTTGGCTGCAAGATGCTGAAGATAAGCCCTTACCAAAAGGCGAATATCACAAAGCCATGGCCGAGGCGACGGCGAGTCAAGTTCAAACCATTCTGACGGCTTCTCAAAACGAACAAGCCTATTTTGATAACGGCAAAAAACAACATGCCGTGAATGCGGGTGATATTGCTGTCTTGGTTCGAACCGGTAGTGAAGGTCGCCTGATTAAGAACGCGCTGTCTGAGCAAGGCATTGCAAGCGTGTATTTGTCTAACCGAGATAGCGTTTTCACCAGCTTGGTCGCACAAGATATTCAACGCTTACTGCAAGCGGTGCTGACGCCAGAAAATGACCGTGCATTGCGCGCGAGTTTAGCGTCGGAGTTGTTTGCTTTGGATGCCGCCTCATTGGATGAACTCAACAACGATGAAGTGGTGTGGGAAAACGTCGTTAACGAATTTCGAGAATACCGTAAGTTATGGCTACAGCGCGGCGTGCTACCAATGCTTCGCAGCGTGATCAGTAAACGACATCTCGCGGAACGTTTACTGGAAGAAGAAAATGGTGAGCGCTCACTCACTGATTTGATGCACATTGGCGAATTGTTGCAACAAGCAAGACAAGAGCTCGACAGTGACTATGGCTTGTTGCGTTGGTTGGCAGAAGCGATATCAGATGCACAAAATGGTTTAGGCGGCAGCGATGACGACATTCAACGCCTTGAATCAGAAAGAAACTTGGTTCAAATCGTTACCATTCATAAGTCGAAAGGCTTGGAATATGACCTCGTATTTTTGCCGTTTGTCGCGAGTTACCGTGAAGCGAGTGAAGGCAAGTTCTACGATCACGAGTCAGATACCACAGTGCTTGATATTACCGGTAGCGATAGTGCCTTAGCACAAGCTGATAAAGAACGATTGGCGGAAGACTTACGTTTAATTTACGTGGCGCTTACTCGTGCTGTTTATGGATGTTTCATTGGCATGGCACCGCTACGTAAAGGGCGTTCAACCAAAGAGCCAACAGGCGTTCACTTGAGTGCTATGGGCTACTTGGTTCAAAACGGACAAGAGCAAGGCATCGCCGAGTTACATCAAGCTCTGTCAGCGATTGAGGGTAAGAATTCAAGCGTATTGCTGTCTGAAACACCAACCGCTCACGAGCAAGTGTTTGTTCAGGCAGAACAAGTGAGTGACGACCTACAGGCTAGCGAACTGAAGGCTTCAATTGACCGAGCTTGGCGTATCACCAGTTACTCGGGGCTTGTAAAACAAGGCAGTCACGGAGCAAGCCATGACGCTACGATTGAGGTGTCTGGCTTCGATATTGATTCAGCCGATGAGCAAGATGAGTCGGAACTGATTGAACCGGAACGTTCTATATTCACGTTCCCTCGCGGTGCTCGCCCTGGTACCTTCTTACATACCTTGTTTGAGGATGTTGAATTTACCGAGCCAGCAACCAGTGACCATAACACGCAAGTAATCACTCACTTGTTAGAGTCAGAGCAATACGAAATCGAATGGTTACCGGTGCTTCAACAGCTTGTTGATACGGTGCTAAACACGGCTTTAGATGGAAAGAACTTAAAGCTGAGTGAGAAAGACTCAACTCAACGACTGGTTGAGATGGAATTCTTGTTGCCGATCGAAGTATTAGCATCCTCTGAACTTAATCAAACCATCCAGTATCACGATCCATTGTCGGCAAAAGCGGGTGATTTAGGCTTTCAAACGGTGCGAGGCATGTTGAAAGGTTTCATCGATTTAGTATTTGAACATAAAGGCAAATACTATGTACTCGACTGGAAATCGAACCACTTAGGTGATGATGTTTCTGTCTACCATGGTGAGGCATTGAAATCGGCGATGGCCGACCACCGTTATGATCTGCAATATCAAATTTATGCTTTGGCGTTGCACCGTTTCTTACGTAGCCGCGTTGCGGATTACAGCTATGAACAACATTTCGGTGGGGTTTATTACTTGTTCCTAAGAGGGATGGATGGTCAATCTCAACAAGGTATTTTCTCGGCTAAACCAACACTGGCTTTGCTCGATGAAATGGATCAATTGATTGACGGTAAAGTAATAGACAGACGTTCAGCACAATTGAATGACAATGAAACTGGACAGATGGGGCTTCTATAA